The following coding sequences are from one Scomber scombrus chromosome 20, fScoSco1.1, whole genome shotgun sequence window:
- the si:ch211-217a12.1 gene encoding alanine aminotransferase 2-like: protein MSQQAVNGVPYRGKVLTVDSMNPNVKRVEYAVRGPIVQRAVQIEKELKEGVKKPFTEVIKANIGDAHAMGQKPITFLRQVLALCSYPELLEDNKFPEDAKKRAKRILEACGGHSIGAYSASQGIECIRQDVARYIEKRDGGISSNPDNIYLSTGASDAIVTMLKLLVCGEGRTRTGVMISIPQYPLYSAALADLGAVQINYYLDEDKCWSMDVAELRRSLNAARQHCNPRALCIINPGNPTGQVQSRQCIEDVIRFAKEENLFLMADEVYQDNVYAEGCKFHSFKKVLFEMGPEYSSTVEMASFHSTSKCYMGECGFRGGYMEVINMDPDVKAQLTKLVSVRLCPPVPGQALLDLVVNPPQPDEPSYTTFMKERTAVLETLAEKARLTEQMFNKVPGITCNPVQGAMYTFPRITLPQKAIDKAKEEGQVPDMYYCMRLLEEEGICLVPGSGFGQREGTFHFRMTILPPTEKLKVVLEKITAFHQKFTEEFS, encoded by the exons ATGTCCCAGCAGGCGGTGAACGGGGTCCCGTACAGGGGGAAGGTGCTGACTGTGGACAGCATGAACCCCAATGTGAAGCGGGTCGAGTACGCGGTTCGTGGTCCCATAGTCCAGCGGGCGGTGCAGATAGAGAAGGAGCTGAAAGAG GGAGTCAAGAAGCCTTTCACAGAAGTCATCAAGGCTAACATAGGTGACGCCCATGCCATGGGTCAGAAGCCCATCACATTCCTCAGACAG GTCTTGGCTCTGTGTTCCTACCCCGAACTCCTGGAGGACAACAAGTTTCCAGAGGATGCCAAGAAAAGAGCGAAGCGTATTTTGGAGGCCTGTGGAGGCCACAGCATAG GGGCCTACAGTGCTAGCCAGGGTATCGAATGTATCCGTCAGGATGTGGCGCGCTACATCGAGAAGAGAGATGGTGGAATCTCCTCCAACCCTGACAACATCTATCTCTCCACCGGGGCCAGTGATGCCATTGTG ACCATGCTGAAGTTGCTTGTGTGCGGCGAGGGTCGCACTCGTACAGGAGTGATGATCTCCATCCCCCAGTACCCTCTGTACTCAGCCGCACTGGCAGACCTGGGGGCCGTACAGATCAATTACTACCTGGACGAGGACAAGTGTTGGAGTATGGATGTTGCAGAGCTCAGGAGATCCCTGAATGCAGCGAGGCAGCACTGCAATCCCCGCGCCCTTTGCATCATCAACCCTGGAAACCCCACTG GTCAGGTCCAGAGCAGACAGTGCATCGAGGATGTGATCCGATTCGCTAAAGAGGAGAATCTCTTCCTTATGGCTGATGAA GTCTACCAGGATAATGTGTACGCAGAGGGCTGTAAGTTTCACTCCTTTAAGAAGGTGCTGTTTGAGATGGGACCAGAGTACTCCAGTACAGTGGAAATGGCTTCCTTCCACTCCACCTCCAAATGCTATATGGGAGA GTGTGGATTCCGTGGAGGCTACATGGAGGTGATTAACATGGACCCTGACGTGAAGGCCCAACTCACCAAACTAGTATCGGTGCGTCTGTGCCCCCCTGTCCCTGGACAGGCTCTCCTCGACCTGGTGGTTAACCCCCCGCAGCCTGATGAGCCCTCCTACACCACATTCATGAAg GAGCGGACAGCAGTTTTGGAAACTTTGGCAGAGAAGGCCAGACTAACAGAACAGATGTTTAACAAAGTACCTGGCATCACCTGTAACCCTGTGCAGGGAGCCATGTACACCTTCCCCCGCATCACTCTACCTCAGAAGGCAATTGACAAGGCCAAG GAGGAAGGTCAGGTCCCAGACATGTATTACTGTATGAGGTTACTGGAAGAGGAGGGCATCTGCCTGGTGCCAGGTAGTGGTTTTGGGCAAAGAGAGGGAACTTTCCATTTCAG GATGACCATCTTGCCACCCACTGAGAAGCTAAAGGTCGTGCTGGAGAAGATCACAGCCTTCCACCAGAAGTTCACAGAAGAGTTTTCATAA
- the pdia4 gene encoding protein disulfide-isomerase A4, producing the protein MKKAALLLIVLLGVAHFTTVSRCEDDVAEEKDETEEDSDDEEDEDDTEVKDENGVLVLNDKNFETFMEGKDTVLIEFYAPWCGHCKQFTPEYEKIAQALKENDPPIPVAKVDATVATEVANRFEVSGYPTIKILKNGEPVDYEGDRTEKAIVARVKEVSQPDWKPPPEATLVLTKDNFDDTVNNADIILVEFYAPWCGHCKRLAPEYEKAAKELKERTPPILLAKVDATVESDIASRFDVTGYPTLKIFRKGKIFEYNGPREKLGIVDYMKEQAGPPSKQVQAVKQVQEFTKDGDDAVIVGLFSSEQDAAFETYIEACNVLREDFSFRHSFNSDVAKLLKASPGQIVIVQPEKFRSKHEPASHTLTVKDSTSVSEVQEFFKKHMIPLVGHRKPSNDAKRYTKRPLVVVYYGVDFSFDYRKATQFWRSKVLEVAKDFPEYAFAIADEEDYAEELKSLGLSDSGEEVNVGILADEGKKFAMEPEEFDSEVLRDFVMAFKKGKLKPIIKSQPVPKNNKGPVKVVVGKTFDEIVMDTQKDVLIEFYAPWCGHCKKMEPDYLALGKKYKGEKNLVIAKMDSTANDVPNDSYKVEGFPTIYFAPSNSKNSPVKFEGGDRTVDGLSKFLEKHATKLSQTRDEL; encoded by the exons ATGAAGAaggctgctctgctgctcatcgTCCTGCTCGGCGTTGCACATTTTACAACTGTCAGCAGATGTGAAGACG ATGTTGCTGAGGAAAAGGATGAGACTGAAGAGGACAGCGATGacgaggaggatgaagatgacaCAGAGGTGAAAGATGAGAATGGCGTGCTGGTGCTCAATGACAAGAACTTCGAGACGTTCATGGAGGGGAAAGATACAGTTCTGATTGAGTTTTATGCCCCGTG GTGTGGCCACTGCAAACAGTTCACACCGGAGTATGAAAAGATTGCACAGGCTCTCAAGGAAAATGACCCTCCTATACCTGTGGCCAAAGTAGATGCGACAGTAGCAACTGAGGTGGCGAACAGGTTCGAGGTGTCGGGCTATCCAACCATCAAGATCCTGAAAAATGGGGAACCTGTGGACTATGAAGGAGACAGGACAGAGAAGG CCATTGTTGCCCGGGTGAAAGAGGTCTCCCAACCTGATTGGAAACCCCCTCCTGAGGCCACGCTGGTGCTCACCAAGGACAACTTTGATGATACTGTTAACAACGCCGACATCATCCTGGTGGAGTTCTACGCCCCATG GTGTGGGCACTGTAAACGTTTGGCTCCAGAGTATGAGAAGGCTGCCAAGGAGTTGAAAGAGCGCACACCTCCTATTCTTCTGGCCAAAGTGGACGCCACTGTGGAGAGTGACATCGCCTCACGCTTTGACGTCACGGGCTATCCCACCCTCAAGATCTTCAGGAAGGGCAAGATTTTTGAGTACAATGGACCCAGAGAGAAGTTGG GCATTGTTGACTACATGAAGGAGCAGGCAGGACCTCCTTCCAAACAGGTTCAGGCTGTGAAACAAGTGCAGGAGTTCACCAAGGACGGCGATGATGCTGTCATAGTCGGCCTGTTCTCCAGCGAACAGGACGCAGCCTTTGAGACTTACATTGAGGCCT GTAACGTACTGAGAGAAGATTTCAGCTTCCGTCACTCCTTCAACTCCGATGTGGCCAAACTTCTCAAAGCTTCACCTGGTCAGATCGTCATTGTTCAGCCTGAAAAGTTCCGCTCCAAGCATGAACCAgcgtcacacacactcacagtgaag GACTCTACGTCGGTGTCAGAAGTGCAGGAGTTCTTCAAAAAGCACATGATCCCCCTGGTGGGCCACAGGAAGCCAAGCAATGATGCCAAACGCTACACCAAAAGGCCGCTGGTGGTTGTGTACTATGGTGTTGATTTCAGCTTTGACTATAGGAAGG ccACACAGTTCTGGAGGTCCAAGGTGCTCGAGGTGGCCAAGGACTTCCCAGAGTACGCATTTGCCATTGCTGATGAGGAGGACTACGCAGAGGAGCTCAAGAGCCTGGGCCTGAGCGACAGCGGGGAGGAAGTGAACGTAGGAATTTTGGCAGACGAAGGCAAAAAGTTTGCCATGGAGCCAGAGGAGTTTGACTCTGAGGTGCTCAGAGACTTTGTTATGGCTTTCAAGAAAG GAAAGCTCAAACCCATCATCAAGTCCCAGCCTGTGCCAAAGAACAACAAGGGACCTGTTAAGGTTGTGGTGGGAAAGACCTTTGACGAGATCGTCATGGATACCCAAAAGGACGTCCTCATCGAGTTTTACGCTCCCTGGTGCGGCCACTGTAAAAAAATGGAGCCTGATTATTTGGCTCTGGGCAAGAAGTACAAGGGGGAGAAGAACCTAGTGATCGCCAAGATGGACTCCACAGCCAACGACGTGCCAAACGACAGCTACAAAGTGGAAGGCTTCCCCACGATATACTTTGCACCAAGCAACAGCAAGAACAGCCCCGTCAAATTTGAAGGTGGAGACAGAACAGTAGACGGGCTCAGCAAGTTCTTGGAAAAGCACGCCACAAAGCTATCACAGACCAGAGACGAACTTTGA